The following coding sequences are from one Nodularia sp. LEGE 06071 window:
- the mutL gene encoding DNA mismatch repair endonuclease MutL, which produces MASTIQALPTEVVYLITAGEVIDSLASVVRELVENSLDAGATRIVISLWPQQWRIRVADNGCGMDEYDLQQAALAHSTSKIRSSEDLWKIHSLGFRGEALHSLTTLAELEILSRPPGGNVGWRVVYGDGGKAVEFEATAIAPGTVVTVSHLFGDCVVRRQGLPTAAQQMRGVQLAIQQIALCHPDVTWQVWQNDRQWFTISPAASTGQLLPQILPQVRQGDLNEVKLEVPNPQNSELPTSHAALNLVVGLPDRCHRRRPDWVRVAINGRMVKSPELEQTILSAFHRTLPRDRYPVCLLNLDISPDQINWNRNPAKSEIYLNEIGYWQEQITQAIDQALRISSANLKESVHTTRVSKLLKAAEAKGGYHVNSENTPEDHNTQHSLKAIAQLSNTYIVVEHPGGMWLVEQHIAHERVLYEQICDNWQLVPIEPAIILYQLSSAQVSQLQRIGLDIEPFGEQLWAIRTIPALLQQREDKADAILELSWGGDLQVAQVAVACRSAIRNGTPMNMPEMQTLLDQWQRTRNPRTCPHGRPIYLSLEEPALARFFRRNWVIGKSHGI; this is translated from the coding sequence ATGGCATCTACTATTCAAGCTCTACCGACAGAAGTCGTATATCTGATTACAGCTGGAGAGGTAATCGACTCTTTAGCTTCTGTGGTGCGGGAATTGGTGGAAAATTCCCTAGACGCAGGCGCAACCCGGATTGTAATTTCACTTTGGCCGCAACAGTGGCGCATTCGCGTTGCAGATAACGGTTGCGGAATGGACGAATATGATTTGCAACAAGCCGCCCTGGCCCACAGTACCAGTAAAATTCGCTCTAGTGAAGATTTATGGAAGATTCACAGTTTGGGGTTTCGCGGTGAAGCGTTGCACAGTTTGACAACTTTGGCAGAATTGGAGATTTTGAGCCGTCCACCGGGCGGAAACGTGGGCTGGCGAGTTGTTTATGGTGATGGTGGTAAAGCTGTAGAATTTGAAGCAACTGCGATCGCACCTGGTACAGTAGTCACAGTTTCTCATCTCTTCGGTGATTGTGTCGTGCGTCGTCAAGGTTTACCCACAGCCGCCCAGCAAATGAGAGGCGTACAATTAGCAATTCAACAAATAGCCCTGTGTCACCCTGATGTGACTTGGCAAGTTTGGCAAAATGACCGCCAATGGTTCACCATTTCCCCCGCCGCCTCAACTGGACAACTCCTACCGCAAATTCTCCCCCAGGTGCGACAAGGTGACTTAAACGAAGTCAAACTAGAAGTACCCAACCCCCAAAATTCAGAACTCCCAACTTCCCACGCAGCACTCAATTTAGTGGTGGGATTACCTGATAGATGTCATCGCCGCCGCCCTGATTGGGTACGGGTAGCGATTAATGGACGCATGGTAAAATCGCCAGAATTAGAGCAAACGATTTTATCAGCATTTCACAGAACATTACCACGCGATCGCTATCCTGTTTGTTTATTAAATCTGGACATTTCCCCTGACCAAATTAACTGGAATCGTAATCCCGCCAAAAGCGAAATTTACCTCAATGAAATTGGTTATTGGCAAGAACAAATTACCCAAGCAATTGACCAAGCACTCCGCATCAGTTCAGCGAATCTCAAAGAATCTGTCCACACAACCAGAGTGAGTAAATTACTCAAAGCCGCAGAAGCCAAAGGCGGTTATCACGTTAATTCTGAGAATACCCCTGAAGATCATAATACTCAGCATTCATTAAAGGCGATCGCACAACTGAGCAACACCTATATTGTGGTAGAACATCCAGGTGGGATGTGGTTAGTAGAACAACATATCGCCCATGAGCGAGTTTTATATGAGCAAATTTGTGACAATTGGCAACTTGTACCCATTGAACCGGCAATCATTCTTTATCAACTGTCATCAGCGCAAGTATCACAACTGCAAAGAATTGGTTTAGATATAGAACCCTTCGGCGAACAACTTTGGGCAATTCGCACCATACCCGCACTTTTGCAACAGCGAGAAGACAAAGCAGACGCAATATTAGAACTCAGTTGGGGAGGAGACTTACAAGTAGCCCAAGTAGCCGTCGCCTGTCGCAGTGCTATTCGTAATGGTACACCGATGAATATGCCAGAAATGCAGACATTATTAGATCAATGGCAACGGACTCGCAACCCCCGCACTTGTCCCCACGGTCGCCCCATTTATTTATCCTTAGAAGAACCAGCTTTAGCCCGATTTTTCCGGCGTAATTGGGTAATTGGTAAAAGTCATGGTATTTGA
- a CDS encoding helix-turn-helix domain-containing protein, translating into MTQEPFFEESSGNVFADLGLSDADELFTRGKIGIQVLRLLKQRHLKQREISELLGIPQPEVSHLMKGEFQRFSEGKLLIFLKRLDTEITLHLRSRHTPDQTAETVISL; encoded by the coding sequence ATGACACAGGAACCCTTTTTTGAAGAAAGCAGTGGCAATGTATTCGCTGACCTCGGTTTGTCAGATGCGGATGAACTTTTTACGCGGGGCAAAATAGGGATTCAGGTACTGCGCCTTCTGAAACAACGCCACCTGAAACAGCGTGAAATCAGCGAACTTCTCGGTATTCCCCAGCCAGAAGTATCTCATTTGATGAAAGGAGAGTTTCAACGGTTCAGTGAGGGCAAACTCCTCATTTTCCTCAAGCGACTCGATACGGAAATCACCTTACATCTTCGTTCTCGTCACACGCCAGACCAGACTGCTGAAACTGTGATATCGCTATAA
- a CDS encoding type II toxin-antitoxin system RelE/ParE family toxin, which produces MDNDEDIIEIPLRTLVWMGDSLKNIRSFPEFVRASVGYALQLVQAGETPIDAKPFKGVGSGVYEIVKRYDTDTYRAVYAVKIGEKIYVLHAFQKKSKQGIKTPQADVDLIKQRYKDAVAREKQQ; this is translated from the coding sequence ATGGACAATGATGAGGATATTATAGAAATTCCTTTACGAACTTTGGTTTGGATGGGAGACTCTCTCAAAAATATCCGCTCATTTCCTGAATTCGTGCGTGCATCAGTAGGCTATGCGCTGCAATTGGTGCAAGCAGGGGAAACACCAATCGATGCCAAGCCTTTTAAAGGTGTTGGAAGTGGCGTGTATGAAATCGTCAAACGTTACGATACGGATACTTACAGGGCAGTCTATGCGGTAAAGATTGGAGAGAAAATCTATGTCCTGCACGCTTTTCAGAAAAAATCAAAGCAAGGAATTAAAACCCCACAGGCTGATGTTGACCTGATTAAACAACGCTATAAGGACGCAGTGGCAAGGGAGAAACAACAATGA
- the menH gene encoding 2-succinyl-6-hydroxy-2,4-cyclohexadiene-1-carboxylate synthase translates to MLLNNYKFHYSLINNPNKPVILFLHGFMGNINEFDEAIKILAEEFSFLTIDLPGHGKTQVMGGDEYYTMANTANAVINLIDELKIQQCFLVGYSMGGRLALYLTLHFPERFTKVVLESASPGLATEIERLARVKSDAQIARKLARSITQADFTTFLQNWYSQQIFGSIKNHPQFEIMLESRLQNNPVELTKSLQFMGTGNQPSLWEKLNQNVTPLLLLAGEYDQKFIDINTAIVKKCHLAQLKVINHAGHNIHLGNTQKFVKNIKNFILYN, encoded by the coding sequence ATGCTTTTAAATAATTATAAATTTCATTATTCTTTAATTAACAACCCAAACAAACCAGTTATTCTATTCCTGCATGGTTTTATGGGTAACATTAATGAATTTGACGAAGCCATAAAAATCCTAGCTGAAGAATTTTCTTTTTTAACAATTGACCTCCCAGGACATGGCAAAACTCAAGTAATGGGTGGGGATGAATACTATACAATGGCAAATACTGCTAATGCTGTGATTAACTTAATAGACGAGTTAAAAATTCAGCAATGCTTCTTAGTTGGTTATTCAATGGGTGGAAGATTAGCCTTATATCTTACCCTGCATTTTCCAGAGCGTTTTACTAAAGTTGTCCTAGAATCAGCATCTCCAGGTTTAGCAACAGAAATAGAACGGTTAGCAAGAGTTAAAAGTGATGCTCAAATAGCTAGAAAATTAGCAAGAAGTATTACCCAAGCAGATTTTACTACTTTTTTACAAAATTGGTATAGTCAGCAAATCTTTGGCTCAATTAAAAATCATCCCCAATTTGAAATTATGTTAGAAAGTCGGTTGCAAAACAATCCAGTTGAATTAACTAAATCATTGCAATTCATGGGAACTGGAAATCAACCTTCTTTATGGGAAAAACTCAACCAAAACGTCACACCTTTGCTATTATTAGCTGGGGAATATGATCAAAAATTTATAGATATCAATACAGCAATAGTTAAAAAATGTCACCTTGCCCAGCTAAAAGTAATTAATCATGCTGGGCATAATATTCATTTGGGAAATACTCAAAAATTTGTGAAAAATATAAAAAATTTTATCTTATATAATTAA
- a CDS encoding type II toxin-antitoxin system PemK/MazF family toxin has product MVVKPYFPDRGDIIKLEFGAVRFTADLIRRVFALQASGMPFEDIAKTLNNELEQQGREQIGYRPVLVISPIKYNRMASLVLACPITSTSKGLNFEVPLVEEMQTKGVVLADQIKTFDWKARKVKFVESVGQDLIEEVQAKLETLII; this is encoded by the coding sequence TTGGTAGTTAAACCGTACTTTCCTGACAGAGGAGACATTATCAAATTAGAATTTGGAGCCGTGCGGTTTACGGCTGATTTGATTCGGCGTGTATTTGCTCTTCAAGCGTCAGGAATGCCATTTGAGGATATTGCTAAGACATTAAACAATGAACTAGAACAACAAGGGCGTGAGCAAATTGGCTACCGTCCTGTTTTGGTAATATCTCCAATTAAATACAATCGAATGGCTTCTTTGGTTTTAGCCTGTCCCATAACTAGCACTTCAAAAGGGCTTAATTTTGAAGTTCCACTTGTTGAAGAAATGCAAACAAAAGGAGTTGTGTTAGCCGACCAAATTAAAACATTTGATTGGAAAGCTAGAAAGGTAAAATTTGTTGAAAGTGTTGGACAAGATTTAATAGAAGAAGTACAGGCAAAACTCGAAACTTTAATTATATAA
- a CDS encoding AbrB/MazE/SpoVT family DNA-binding domain-containing protein — translation MTAVVAKWGNSLAIRIPRAVAEQAQVTEGTAINFSVEGNSIVLLPQKRKKYTLDELLEGMTPDNFHPEFETGNTVGNEDW, via the coding sequence ATGACAGCAGTTGTTGCTAAATGGGGAAATAGTTTAGCTATCCGGATTCCCAGAGCTGTAGCTGAACAAGCACAGGTAACGGAAGGAACAGCTATAAATTTTAGTGTTGAAGGTAATAGTATTGTACTTTTACCACAAAAACGCAAGAAATATACCCTTGATGAGTTGCTGGAAGGTATGACTCCTGATAACTTTCATCCTGAATTTGAAACTGGAAATACTGTGGGTAATGAAGATTGGTAG
- a CDS encoding glycoside hydrolase family protein, with translation MGPIAALLGFICLLQWYIHGTLRSPTDPVFRVQQPPLVMQGGDPHIRALMRTISASEANGNRPYSLLYGGQQVNNLSRHPEICVTIVTGPNKGNCSTAAGRYQIINNTWFEIAPRYHPHPPMQMMFWSAYSFEAEYQDVVVYRWLNDSKVWGTDISQLLQKGKINDVLRRLSPTWTSLGYGIETNSISNSLPNIYAKMLKEELKATNQPASATTTPQR, from the coding sequence ATTGGCCCCATCGCCGCACTTCTCGGCTTTATCTGTTTGTTGCAATGGTACATACATGGTACATTGCGATCGCCTACCGATCCTGTATTTAGAGTCCAACAACCGCCCTTGGTCATGCAAGGGGGAGATCCTCATATCCGCGCTTTGATGCGAACCATCTCAGCCAGTGAAGCCAATGGTAATCGTCCTTATTCTCTTTTGTATGGTGGTCAGCAGGTCAATAACCTCAGTCGTCATCCGGAGATATGCGTCACTATTGTCACAGGGCCAAATAAGGGAAATTGTTCGACTGCGGCTGGTAGATATCAAATTATCAATAATACTTGGTTTGAAATCGCCCCTCGCTATCATCCTCACCCTCCCATGCAGATGATGTTTTGGTCTGCTTATAGTTTTGAAGCAGAGTATCAAGATGTGGTGGTTTACCGTTGGTTGAATGATTCAAAGGTTTGGGGAACTGATATTTCTCAATTATTGCAAAAGGGCAAAATTAATGATGTTTTGCGGCGACTTTCTCCCACTTGGACAAGTCTGGGATACGGTATAGAAACTAATTCCATTAGTAATTCTTTGCCGAACATTTATGCGAAAATGTTGAAAGAGGAATTAAAGGCTACTAATCAACCAGCATCTGCAACTACGACCCCCCAGCGTTGA
- a CDS encoding NAD(P)H-binding protein produces MKAFVAGATGETGRRIVQELIARNIPVRALVRDIEKARAILPAEAELVVGDVLKPESLNAALGDSTVLLCATGAKPSFDPTGPYQVDFEGTKNLVDAAKAKGIEHFVFVSSLCVSQLFHPLNLFWLILVWKKQAEEYIQKSGVTYTIVRPGGLKNEDNSDAIVMQSADTLFDGSIPRQKVAQVAVESLFEPDARNKVVEVVAKPDATAKDLGELFANVA; encoded by the coding sequence ATGAAAGCATTTGTAGCCGGAGCAACAGGTGAGACAGGTCGCCGAATTGTCCAAGAACTAATAGCGCGAAATATTCCCGTTCGGGCTTTGGTAAGAGATATCGAGAAAGCTAGGGCTATTTTACCTGCTGAGGCTGAGTTAGTTGTGGGCGATGTCTTAAAACCAGAAAGCCTGAATGCGGCTTTAGGAGATAGTACAGTTTTATTGTGCGCCACTGGTGCAAAACCTAGTTTTGACCCCACTGGCCCCTATCAAGTGGATTTTGAAGGGACTAAAAATTTAGTTGATGCGGCTAAGGCTAAGGGAATTGAGCATTTTGTCTTTGTCTCTTCTTTGTGTGTTTCCCAGTTATTCCATCCGTTGAACTTGTTTTGGCTGATTCTCGTGTGGAAAAAACAAGCAGAGGAATACATTCAAAAAAGCGGCGTGACTTATACCATTGTCCGCCCTGGTGGTTTGAAAAATGAAGATAACTCTGATGCGATCGTCATGCAGAGTGCTGATACATTGTTCGATGGTAGTATTCCTCGACAGAAAGTCGCCCAGGTTGCTGTTGAGTCTCTGTTTGAGCCAGATGCGCGGAATAAAGTTGTTGAGGTTGTGGCTAAACCAGATGCTACCGCGAAAGACTTGGGAGAACTATTTGCTAATGTGGCTTAA